The sequence CCGTCCGCCGCTTCCGACAGGCTGACCGTGAAGGTGAGGAAGCCCGGTGCCGCAGCGCTGCCCTCGGCCGCGCCGGCATCCGCCACGCTGAGCGCGGGAAGCACGGGGGCCGGCTCGTCATCGTCGAGGATAGTCGCCGCCGCCTGCGCGACGCCGAGCACCGCGCCCTGCGGGCTGGTGAGGAGAAGCGTGAAGCGCTCGTCCGCCTCGGCGAGCGTGTCGCCGGTGATGGCGACGCGCACGGTCTTGGTGGTCTCGCCGGGCTCGAAGGTCAGCGTGCCGCTCGCGGCGGTGAAATCGTCCGCGCCGGCCTCGCCCGCCACGGTCTGGTAGTTCACGCTCACCGCCTGCGTGGACGCCGCCGAGAGGCTGACCGTGAACACCGCATAGGCACCCGCGCCGGTGCCGCCGCCGTCCTCCTCGAGATCGAACTGGATCGGCTCGAGATAGGCGAGCTTGTCGGTGTAGACCGTGCGCCAGTCGTCGGCGAGGATGCCGCCGGTGTCGCGCGAATTCGGGTTCCACGACCAGTAGGTCCAGCTGATGCCCTCCTCGCCCGGCGCGAGGTCGATGGTGCCGTCATTGTCGAAGTCGCCGGCCATGTAGGAGGTCAGCGCCTCCAGCCACGGCGCGTCCTTGGGGTCCTGCAGCTTGGTGCCGAACTCGCCGATAAACACCGGCGCGATCCCCTCGCGGTAGATGTAGCCCCACATCTCGTCAAACTTTGCCGGCAAATCTTCGGCGAAGTCCGGGCTCTGGAACCAGGGCTGGGCGTAGACCGAATTGCCGTAGTCATGCGCCGAGTAGACCAGCTTGTTCGGCACGTCGAGCTCGATCGGCCGGTCGCGCACGCCCATGAGGTTGCCGCCCCACCAGTAGTTCTCGCCCTGATAGGAGCCGACACCCTCGACGAAGACGAGCCAGTTCGGGTTGACCGCGCCGATGGCGTTGCCGGCCCGCTCGGCCGCTGCCGCCCAGTCGGTCGCCCCGCCGCCGCCCCAGGTGCCGGCATGCGGCTCGTTGTGCAGGTCGGCGCCGATCACGGTCGGATCGTCCGCATAGCGCTCGGCCAGCATCTGCCAGTCGTCGATCCACTGGGATTCGGGATGGGCGGAATCGTACCAGAGCCCGTTCTCCGAGGCGCCGCCGCCGAAGGAGGAGCGGTGATGGTCGAGGATGATCTTCAGCCCGACCTCGCCGGCATAGGCGACGATCTTGTCCATGATCTCGAGCGGCGTCAGGCCCTGAAGATCCGGGTTCTGCGAGTAGTCTATGCCGCCGGCGCTGTCGGCGTGCAGCATGTCGGTGGAGAAGGGCACGCGGATCGCGTTGAACCCCAGCTCTTTCATCTGGTCCATCATCTCGGTGTAGGAGCGCGTCCACACGCCATGCGGCGAGGCGTTGGAGGATTCGAAGCCGAACCAGTTCACCCCGGCGATGACCACCGGGTTGCCGGCGGAATCGACGATCTGGTTGCCGGAGGTGGAGAACCAGCCCTCCGCCGCCCCGCCCGATCCGCCGCCGCCCGCATCGCCCTCGATCACCGTTGTGCCCGACACTGACACCACCGGCGGAGGCGCCACATCGTCATTCACGATGGTGCCGGTAGCCGAACCGTCGGCAATGGTCGCGCCGGTCGGGCTGGTGAGGGTGAGCGTCAGCGTCTCGCTCGCCTCGACCAAAGTGTCGCCCGTCACCGGCACGCGCACGACCTTCGACGTCTCGCCGGCGGCGAAGGTCAGCGTGCCGGTCAGCGCCTGATAGTCCGAGCCGGCGCCCGCCGTGCCGTTGGCGGTGGCGTATTTCACCGTCACCGGGCCGGCGGCAGCCTGCGACAGCGTCACCGTGAAGTCGAGATAGGCGGTGCCGCCATCGCCCTCGCTCACGCTGGCGTCGGCGACCGAGAGGGTGGGTGTCGGCGGTGCCACATCGTCATTGACGATGGTGCCGGTAGCCGCCCCGTCGGCGAGGGTGGCGCCGGCAGGATTGGTGAGGGAGAGCGTCAGCGTCTCGTTCGCCTCGACCACCGCGTCGCCCGTCACCGGCACGCGCACGACCTTCGACGTCTCGCCGGCGGCGAAGGTCAGCGTGCCGGTCAGCGCCTGATAGTCCGAGCCCGCGCCCGCCGTGCCGTTGGCGGTGGCGTAGGCCACCGTGACCGGCGCCGTGGCCGCCTGCGACAGCGTCACCGTGAAGTCGAGATAGGCGGTGCCGCCATTGCCCTCGCTCACGCTGGCGTCGGCGACGGAAAGCGTCGGCAGGGTCGGTTCCGGCTCATGGTCGTGCCCGCCCACCGGGTGGCCATTGACGAGGAAGTCGTCGGCCATGACCGCCGCGCCGCCGGGCGCCGCCTGGAAGCCGAACTCCACCGTGCCGTCGGCGGCGACCTTGCCGTTCCACGCCGCGTTGGCGATCACGTAATGGTCGCCGACATGGCTGACGATCACGGCGTTCCAGATGTTGGAGATGTCGAAGGAGGCGTCGAACTCGATCGTCCAGCCGTTCAGCGCCGCCTCGGGCGTGAGCGTCATCGAGCCGACGAAGCCGGCGCCCCAATTGTCCTTGACCGTGAACGCCACCGCGTCGCCGCCGGCCGGCGGGGCGGCCTCGTCGTCGTCATTGAGGATGGTGCCCGTTGCCTGCCCATCGGCGATGCTCGCCCCGACCGGGTCGGAAAGCGTCACGGTGAAGCTCTCGGCGGCCTCGGCCACGAGGTCGCCGATCACGTCGACATGAAGCTGCTTGGCGGTCTCGCCCGGCGCGAAGGTGATGGTGCCGCTCGTCGCCGCATAGTCGGCCCCGGCCAGCGCCGTGCCGTTGGCGGTCTGGTAGCTCACCGTCACCGGCTCGGTGGAAGCCTTGTCGAGCGTGACCGCGAACATGAAGTGGACATGGGCGCCGTCGCCCTCGGCGATGGTCAGGTCGGCGATGGAGACCGCCGGCAGCACGCCGGGCGCCTGCGCGTCGTCATTGAGGATGGTGCCGGTCGCCCGCTCGTCCGCCAGCCGCGCCCCGGCGGGCGAGGACAGCACGAGGTCGAAGCGCTCGTCGAACTCGAAGCCGGCATCGCCGCTCACCGCCACCTGCACGGTCTTCACCGTCTCGCCCGGCTGGAAGGTCAGGGTGCCGAGCGCCGCCTGATAGTCGGTGCCGGCCAGCGCTGTGCCGTTCAGCGTCGAATAGTTCACCGTCACCACGCCGGCCGCCGCGCGCGACAGGCTGACGGTGAAGCTCATCAGCGTCCGCCCGTCATCGCCCTCGGCGATCTGCGCGTCGGCGACCGAGAGCGAAGGCTCGTCGACCTGCGCCGCCTCGATCAGGCCGCGCCATTTCTGGTAGGTGGCGTCCTCCACCGCGATGACGTTGTTGTAGTCGAGCTCGCCCAGCGAGACCCCGTCCAGCGTGTAGGTCTGGTTCTGGCCGACAATGGCGATGACGACCGAGCCGTTCACCTCGGTCACGGTGAATTCGGCGGGGCGGAAATAGCGGAAGTCGAGCCGGTCGGTCGCCGGGTCGAAGTCCAGCACGACATTGGCGCCATAGTCCCAGTCGATCTCGAAGGTGGTCCCGAGCGCGCCGGCCGGGGGCACGCCGGAACCGGCGGCGGTCGGCCAGGCATCGGTGCCGACGGTCGGGATGTCGTCGCGGCCGATCACCTGCGAATCCGGCACCTGGTCGAAGCCGAGCTGCAGCCACAGCCGGTCCTCGCGGGCCTGTGCGAAATGGAACAGGAAGTTCTCGGCCGAAAGCTCGGCGATGGTCGTATCGAGCAGGATCAGCGTCTGGCCGGTGGTGTAGTTGCCGATCACCACGCCCTCGGCGCCGTCGACCATGTAGAGCTGCTCGCGCGTGCCGTAATAGCGGAAATCCACCACGTCGGTGGCGGCATCGAACGCGACGCGGTCGATCTGGCCGATCTCGTGCGAGCGGGCATAGACCGTGTTCGGCTTCTGAACGATGCCGTGCTCCCAGGCCAGCGCGCCGCTGAGGTCCTGCCGCAGATGGTCGTTCTGGACCGGGACGAAGCTGTCGACCGTGAGCTGGCCGAGCGAGACGCCGACGATCAGGGTCTGCTTGCCGCTCCACGGATCCATGAAGGCGACGCCCTCGGCCGTGTCGACCACGATGAAGGCATGCACCGAGTTGTCGCCAAGGTCGAGCTTGTCCTTAGCCGGATCGAAGCCCTCGATCCGCCGCTGGCCCGAAGAGGGAAGTTCCGCTGAATAGATGGTCCCGGCCATGTCGTGTGCCCCAAGCTGTCCGCCACATCGCGCCCGTTCCCGAGCGTAAAAGGCATCGCATGCGCCTTCGTCATCATCACCGTGGGCGGGCCCGCGAGTCGATGAATCCGGCCGGGAAATCGACGAGCGCGCCGCGAGGGATGGCGTTCAGCGCTCGCGGAAGGCGCGGGCGACCTGATCGCGCAGCGGCTTGACGAGAAACTCGAACGGCGTGCGGTCCTGCGTGCGCACGAACACCTCCGCCTGCATGCCGGCGCTGACACGCTGCGGCGCGAGGCGCGCAAGCTCCGCCGCCGGCACCGACACCCGGATCGTGTAGAACACCGCGCCGGTCTGCGCGTCGCGGCTGGTGTCGGCGGAGACCCGCGTGACCACGCCGGTAAGCTCAGGCGTGGTGCGCTGGTTGAAGGCGTGGATGCGCACCTCGGCGGCATGGCCGGGCACGATCTGGTCGATGTCGGGCGGCAGCACCCGCGCCTCCACCTCCAGCGCCTCCCCGGCCGGCACGATCAGCATCACCGGCTCGGCCGGCGTGATCACGCCCCCCACCGTGTGGACGGCGAGCTGGTGGACATGGCCGGCGCTCGGCGCGCGGATGTCGACCCGGCGCAGCTGGTCCTGCGCCGCCACCCGGCGCTCGACCAGCTCGGCCGCCTTGGCCTCGATCTCGGCCAGCTCCTTCATCGCCTCCTCGCGCAGCCCGTCGTCGATGCCGATGATCTGCAGCCGGGTCTCGGCGATCCGGCCCTGCGCCTGCGCAAGCGCGGCGACGAGGCGCCCCTTCTCGCCGTCAAGCTCGGCCGCCTCGCGCTCAAGGGCGGCCTTGCGGCTGAGCACGACGAGGTTCTTCGCGTAGAGGTCGCGCACCCCCTCCAGCTCCTCGGCGATCAGCACCGACTGCCGGTCGCGCGCCGCCTGCTGCGCCCGCAGCCCCGCCATCTCGTCCTCGAGCTGCGCGATGCGCGCGGCAAGCTGCGCCTTGCGGCCCTCGCGCGCCGCGCGGCGGGCCTCGAACTGGTTCTGCTCGGTGCGGATCAGCGCCTCGACCTCGTTCTCGCCGCGACGGACGGTCAGCTCGGGGGCAAGCGCGATGGCGGCGCTGCCGTCGCGCTCGGCGACCAGCCGGCCGCGCCGCGCGGCGAACTCGTCGAGCTGCTTGGCGACGACCTGGAGATTGGCGCGGGTCACGGTGTCGTCGAGCCGGATCAGCACATCGCCGGCCGCCACCGCGTCGCCCTCGCGCACATTGAGCTGGCCGACAATGCCGCCGGTCGGGTGCTGGACCTTCTTCACATTGCCGTCGACGACGAACTGGCCGGAGGCGACGACGGCGCCGCCCAGAGTGGCGGTGATCGCCCACACGCCGGCCGTGCCGGCGAACAGCAACACCGCCGCGCCGCCCCCGAGACCCAGCCCCCGCAGCGAGCCGGCGAAGGCCGAGGGAGTGTCGGGGCGCGCGCTCACGAGGCCACCGCCGGGCGCCGCAGGCCGGGAAGACCGGCGAGACCCCCCTGGCGGGCGAGCTTGGGCAGAACCTCCTCCTTCGGCCCGAACGCCTGAAGACGCCCTTCCGCCATCACCGCGACACGGTCGAGACCGGCAAGGGCGGTCTGCCGGTGGGTGACCACCACGGCGATGCCACCGCGGGCGCGCACCGCCTCCACCGCGCGGGTCAGCGCCTCGTCGCCCTCATGGTCGAGATTGGAATTGGGCTCGTCGAGCACGACGAGAAAGGGGTCGCGATAGAGCGCCCGCGCCAGCCCCACGCGCTGGCGCTGCCCGCCGGAAAGCGCCGCGCCGCCCTCGCCGATGCGGGTGTCGTAGCCTTCCGCCAGCCGCAGGATCAGCTCGTGCGCGCCGGCGGCCCGGG comes from Ancylobacter sp. TS-1 and encodes:
- a CDS encoding Calx-beta domain-containing protein, coding for MAGTIYSAELPSSGQRRIEGFDPAKDKLDLGDNSVHAFIVVDTAEGVAFMDPWSGKQTLIVGVSLGQLTVDSFVPVQNDHLRQDLSGALAWEHGIVQKPNTVYARSHEIGQIDRVAFDAATDVVDFRYYGTREQLYMVDGAEGVVIGNYTTGQTLILLDTTIAELSAENFLFHFAQAREDRLWLQLGFDQVPDSQVIGRDDIPTVGTDAWPTAAGSGVPPAGALGTTFEIDWDYGANVVLDFDPATDRLDFRYFRPAEFTVTEVNGSVVIAIVGQNQTYTLDGVSLGELDYNNVIAVEDATYQKWRGLIEAAQVDEPSLSVADAQIAEGDDGRTLMSFTVSLSRAAAGVVTVNYSTLNGTALAGTDYQAALGTLTFQPGETVKTVQVAVSGDAGFEFDERFDLVLSSPAGARLADERATGTILNDDAQAPGVLPAVSIADLTIAEGDGAHVHFMFAVTLDKASTEPVTVSYQTANGTALAGADYAATSGTITFAPGETAKQLHVDVIGDLVAEAAESFTVTLSDPVGASIADGQATGTILNDDDEAAPPAGGDAVAFTVKDNWGAGFVGSMTLTPEAALNGWTIEFDASFDISNIWNAVIVSHVGDHYVIANAAWNGKVAADGTVEFGFQAAPGGAAVMADDFLVNGHPVGGHDHEPEPTLPTLSVADASVSEGNGGTAYLDFTVTLSQAATAPVTVAYATANGTAGAGSDYQALTGTLTFAAGETSKVVRVPVTGDAVVEANETLTLSLTNPAGATLADGAATGTIVNDDVAPPTPTLSVADASVSEGDGGTAYLDFTVTLSQAAAGPVTVKYATANGTAGAGSDYQALTGTLTFAAGETSKVVRVPVTGDTLVEASETLTLTLTSPTGATIADGSATGTIVNDDVAPPPVVSVSGTTVIEGDAGGGGSGGAAEGWFSTSGNQIVDSAGNPVVIAGVNWFGFESSNASPHGVWTRSYTEMMDQMKELGFNAIRVPFSTDMLHADSAGGIDYSQNPDLQGLTPLEIMDKIVAYAGEVGLKIILDHHRSSFGGGASENGLWYDSAHPESQWIDDWQMLAERYADDPTVIGADLHNEPHAGTWGGGGATDWAAAAERAGNAIGAVNPNWLVFVEGVGSYQGENYWWGGNLMGVRDRPIELDVPNKLVYSAHDYGNSVYAQPWFQSPDFAEDLPAKFDEMWGYIYREGIAPVFIGEFGTKLQDPKDAPWLEALTSYMAGDFDNDGTIDLAPGEEGISWTYWSWNPNSRDTGGILADDWRTVYTDKLAYLEPIQFDLEEDGGGTGAGAYAVFTVSLSAASTQAVSVNYQTVAGEAGADDFTAASGTLTFEPGETTKTVRVAITGDTLAEADERFTLLLTSPQGAVLGVAQAAATILDDDEPAPVLPALSVADAGAAEGSAAAPGFLTFTVSLSEAADGPVSVSYATANGSAVAGQDYQALTGTLIFAAGETSKTVKVALIGDGVLEGNETFTLALSNASGATLADGRATGTIQNDDAAPPAGGDEVAFKVNDNWGSGFVGQMTLTPEAALNGWTVEFDASFDISNIWNAEIVSHVGDHYVVRNASWNGKVGANAEVTFGFQASPGGAAIVADDFAVNGRAVGEDAAATLAGAARSVLSDDVIDASVSLVESDVDGFTAEVSLHNDGAARQGWTLEIDTSYEIAAIHGAEIVSRSEEGYVVRNLATNADLASGGTVEFELVGLGTFDSSQFHFVI
- a CDS encoding HlyD family type I secretion periplasmic adaptor subunit; the protein is MSARPDTPSAFAGSLRGLGLGGGAAVLLFAGTAGVWAITATLGGAVVASGQFVVDGNVKKVQHPTGGIVGQLNVREGDAVAAGDVLIRLDDTVTRANLQVVAKQLDEFAARRGRLVAERDGSAAIALAPELTVRRGENEVEALIRTEQNQFEARRAAREGRKAQLAARIAQLEDEMAGLRAQQAARDRQSVLIAEELEGVRDLYAKNLVVLSRKAALEREAAELDGEKGRLVAALAQAQGRIAETRLQIIGIDDGLREEAMKELAEIEAKAAELVERRVAAQDQLRRVDIRAPSAGHVHQLAVHTVGGVITPAEPVMLIVPAGEALEVEARVLPPDIDQIVPGHAAEVRIHAFNQRTTPELTGVVTRVSADTSRDAQTGAVFYTIRVSVPAAELARLAPQRVSAGMQAEVFVRTQDRTPFEFLVKPLRDQVARAFRER